From a region of the Saccharomyces paradoxus chromosome IV, complete sequence genome:
- the RMD1 gene encoding Rmd1p (Cytoplasmic protein required for sporulation~similar to YDL001W): MVDSNNDQPERQALLDNDLQTSNNSKPSMVQKKYIPTPQDTRKSRAAYTGSAMINPISKQSRTGAGAQRTSRTAQKLKLLPEEPFQRDGERLSDLKNQEVYSQVNRIKDKPARRDAEKLGKAHRHLLPRSTAYCTASSYNMKELIRWLKDCRKLHHTHPKLFDECLYTPFIYNDWRGDKRFEHEDVIRLDDEGGEIIVSDKHPDLFIFEYGVVVMWGFTEREEKAFLNDIERFEKEKLAEEDIQVEEFNYYVTKSYQPRIYNDFITLRDGSNYMVKLSISHAIAQSVKISLFEELVDNTIEDTQDIPQEIAYSGKVSMSKEDIMKSIGELFILRININLHGSVLDSPEIMWSEPQLEPIYQATRGYLEINQRVSLLNQRLEVISDLLQMLKEQLGHSHEEYLEFIVILLVGVEVLISVINIVVDMLASQH; the protein is encoded by the coding sequence ATGGTAGATAGTAATAATGATCAACCGGAACGCCAGGCATTGCTTGATAATGACCTGCAAACGTCAAATAACAGTAAACCATCAATGGTCCAGAAAAAGTACATACCCACCCCGCAAGATACAAGAAAGTCTAGAGCAGCATATACAGGAAGTGCCATGATCAATCCGATAAGCAAGCAAAGTCGTACAGGGGCAGGTGCTCAAAGAACATCACGCACAGCACAGAAACTAAAACTTCTACCAGAAGAACCATTCCAAAGAGATGGCGAAAGACTTTCAGATTTAAAGAATCAGGAGGTATATTCCCAAGTAAATAGAATAAAAGATAAGCCTGCTAGAAGAGATGCTGAAAAGTTAGGAAAAGCTCACAGACATTTGCTCCCCAGATCCACTGCATATTGTACCGCTAGCAGTTACAATATGAAAGAGCTGATAAGGTGGTTAAAGGACTGTCGAAAGTTACACCACACTCATCCTAAGTTATTTGATGAATGCTTGTACACCCCTTTTATTTACAACGATTGGAGGGGAGACAAAAGATTTGAGCATGAAGATGTCATTAGGTTAGACGATGAGGGTGGTGAAATTATTGTTAGTGACAAGCACCCAGATCTGTTTATCTTTGAATATGGTGTGGTTGTTATGTGGGGGTTTactgaaagagaagaaaaggcaTTTTTAAACGATATAGAGAGGttcgaaaaagaaaaattggcagaagaagatattCAAGTTGAAGAGTTTAATTATTATGTCACAAAAAGTTACCAACCGAGGATATATAACGATTTCATTACCTTGAGAGATGGTTCAAATTACATGGTAAAACTCTCTATATCTCACGCAATTGCTCAAAGCGTAAAAATTTCACTCTTCGAAGAGCTAGTAGATAATACTATTGAAGATACTCAGGACATACCGCAAGAAATTGCATACAGTGGGAAGGTTTCTATGagcaaagaagatataatgaaaagtaTAGGGGAGCTGTTCATTTTGAGGATAAATATCAATCTGCATGGATCAGTTCTAGACTCTCCTGAGATTATGTGGTCAGAACCACAATTAGAACCCATATACCAAGCAACAAGAGGTTACTTGGAGATTAATCAGCGCGTTTCACTTTTAAACCAAAGACTAGAGGTCATTTCagatcttcttcaaatgcTGAAGGAACAGCTGGGCCATTCTCATGAAGAATATCTTGAATTTATTGTCATATTGCTAGTGGGTGTGGAGGTCCTAATATCGGTGATCAATATAGTTGTTGACATGTTGGCAAGTCAGCATTGA
- the RPT2 gene encoding proteasome regulatory particle base subunit RPT2 (ATPase of the 19S regulatory particle of the 26S proteasome~similar to YDL007W) produces MGQGVSSGQDKKKKKGSNQKPKYEPPVQSKFGRKKRKGGPATAEKLPNIYPSTRCKLKLLRMERIKDHLLLEEEFVSNSEILKPFEKKQEEEKKQLEEIRGNPLSIGTLEEIIDDDHAIVTSPTMPDYYVSILSFVDKELLEPGCSVLLHHKTMSIVGVLQDDADPMVSVMKMDKSPTESYSDIGGLESQIQEIKESVELPLTHPELYEEMGIKPPKGVILYGAPGTGKTLLAKAVANQTSATFLRIVGSELIQKYLGDGPRLCRQIFKVAGENAPSIVFIDEIDAIGTKRYDSNSGGEREIQRTMLELLNQLDGFDDRGDVKVIMATNKIETLDPALIRPGRIDRKILFENPDLSTKKKILGIHTSKMNLSEDVNLETLVTTKDDLSGADIQAMCTEAGLLALRERRMQVTAEDFKQAKERVMKNKVEENLEGLYL; encoded by the coding sequence atgggACAAGGTGTATCATCTGGAcaagacaaaaagaagaagaagggaTCTAATCAGAAACCCAAATATGAACCTCCCGTTCAATCAAAATTTGGTcgtaaaaaaagaaaaggaggaCCAGCTACAGCTGAAAAATTACCCAACATATATCCAAGTACCCGCTGTAAATTAAAGCTCCTAAGGATGGAACGAATCAAAGACCATTTGttattagaagaagaattcgTCTCTAACtctgaaattttaaaaccttttgagaaaaagcaggaggaggaaaagaaacaattggaagaaataCGCGGGAATCCATTGAGCATTGGAACTCTTGAAGAAATTATAGACGACGATCATGCGATAGTAACAAGCCCAACTATGCCTGATTATTACGTATCTATCTTATCCTTTGTCGATAAAGAGTTATTAGAACCTGGATGTTCTGTGTTATTGCATCATAAAACCATGTCTATCGTAGGTGTTTTACAAGATGACGCTGATCCAATGGTTTCGGTCATGAAAATGGATAAGTCACCAACGGAGTCATATAGTGATATTGGTGGTTTAGAATctcaaattcaagaaataaaagagtcTGTAGAGTTACCGTTAACACACCCCGAATTGTATGAAGAAATGGGTATCAAACCTCCCAAGGGTGTGATTCTTTATGGTGCTCCTGGTACAGGTAAGACATTGCTAGCAAAGGCTGTTGCAAACCAGACATCCGCTACATTCTTAAGGATTGTCGGCTCAGAGTTGATTCAGAAATATTTGGGAGATGGTCCCAGGTTATGTAGGcaaattttcaaagtgGCAGGTGAGAATGCACCAAGTATTGtatttattgatgaaatagACGCCATTGGTACCAAGAGGTACGACTCGAATAGTGGTGGTGAAAGAGAAATTCAGAGAACCATGCTGGAACTGTTGAACCAGCTGGACGGGTTCGATGACAGAGGGGATGTGAAGGTGATTATGGCCACTAACAAAATCGAGACTCTTGATCCAGCATTGATTAGGCCTGGGAGAATTGATCGTAAGATCTTATTTGAGAACCCTGATCTAAGTactaagaagaaaattttaggAATTCACACTTCTAAGATGAATTTAAGTGAGGACGTTAATCTTGAAACTTTAGTAACAACAAAGGATGATTTGTCAGGCGCTGATATTCAGGCAATGTGTACGGAAGCAGGTTTATTAGCCCttagagaaagaagaatgcAAGTTACAGCAGAGGATTTCAAGCAAGCTAAGGAGAGAGtcatgaaaaataaagttgAGGAAAATCTAGAAGGTTTATACTTGTGA
- the ATP16 gene encoding F1F0 ATP synthase subunit delta (Delta subunit of the central stalk of mitochondrial F1F0 ATP synthase~similar to YDL004W), with protein MLRSIVGKSSRSLNFVAKRSYAEAAAATSGLKLQFALPHETLYSGSEVTQVNLPAKSGRIGVLANHVPTVEQLLPGVVEVMEGSNSKKFFISGGFATVQPDSQLCVTAIEAFPLESFSQENLKNLLTEAKKNASSSDAREAAEAAIQVEVLEDLQSVLK; from the coding sequence ATGTTACGTTCAATTGTTGGCAAAAGTTCAAGATCATTGAATTTCGTTGCTAAGCGTTCATATGCGGAAGCTGCTGCCGCAACATCAGGTTTGAAATTACAGTTTGCCCTACCACATGAAACTTTATATAGCGGCTCCGAAGTAACTCAAGTAAATCTACCTGCTAAATCAGGACGTATTGGTGTACTGGCCAATCATGTTCCCACTGTCGAGCAATTGCTACCAGGTGTCGTTGAAGTTATGGAAGGCTCTAATTCTAAGAAATTCTTTATATCAGGTGGTTTTGCGACTGTTCAACCGGATTCGCAATTATGTGTGACTGCGATTGAAGCTTTCCCATTGGAGTCCTTTTCACaggaaaatttaaaaaatttgttaaCAGAAGCCAAGAAAAACGCTAGTTCATCTGATGCCAGGGAAGCTGCAGAAGCTGCAATTCAAGTAGAAGTTTTAGAAGATTTACAATCTGTATTAAAATAG
- the PTC1 gene encoding type 2C protein phosphatase PTC1 (Type 2C protein phosphatase (PP2C)~similar to YDL006W) encodes MNNHSEIPEGPETSYDITYRVGVAENKNSKFRRTMEDVHTYVKNFASRLDWGYFAVFDGHAGIQASKWCGKHLHTIIEQNILADETRDVRDVLNESFLTIDEEINTKLLGNSGCTAAVCVLRWELPDSVSHDSMDLAQHQRKLYTANVGDSRIVLFRNGNSIRLTYDHKASDTLEMQRVEQAGGLIMKSRVNGMLAVTRSLGDKFFDSLVVGSPFTTSVEITSEDKFLILACDGLWDVIDDQDACELIKDITEPNEAAKVLVRYALENGTTDNVTVMVVFL; translated from the coding sequence ATGAACAATCATTCTGAAATCCCAGAAGGACCGGAAACGTCATATGACATAACTTATAGAGTAGGCGTGGcggaaaataaaaactcGAAGTTTCGTAGGACAATGGAAGACGTTCACACTTAtgttaaaaattttgcatCAAGATTAGATTGGGGGTATTTCGCGGTATTTGATGGGCATGCTGGGATTCAGGCTTCAAAATGGTGTGGTAAGCATCTTCATACAATTATAGAACAAAACATTTTAGCAGATGAAACACGAGACGTTAGAGATGTATTGAACGAATCATTCCTTACCATTGACGAAGAAATTAATACAAAACTTTTAGGAAATAGTGGATGTACCGCTGCTGTTTGTGTACTACGTTGGGAGCTGCCAGATTCAGTTTCTCATGATTCAATGGACTTAGCCCAACATCAAAGAAAGTTATATACGGCAAATGTGGGTGATTCTCGAATAGTATTGTTTAGAAATGGGAACAGCATAAGATTGACTTACGATCATAAGGCATCTGACACTTTGGAGATGCAAAGAGTTGAACAAGCAGGTGGTCTGATAATGAAGAGCCGTGTAAATGGTATGCTGGCAGTAACGAGATCGTTAGgtgataaattttttgatagtTTAGTGGTGGGAAGCCCATTTACAACAAGCGTGGAAATAACTTCTGAGGACAAATTTTTAATCTTAGCATGCGACGGATTATGGGATGTTATTGATGATCAAGATGCATGTGAATTAATCAAGGATATTACTGAACCTAACGAAGCTGCAAAGGTCTTGGTTAGATATGCTTTGGAAAATGGCACGACAGATAATGTGACGGTCATGGTTGTCTTTCTTTAA
- the MED2 gene encoding Med2p (Subunit of the RNA polymerase II mediator complex~similar to YDL005C) yields the protein MVLQNSPASSAHTTNSSERGSNTKTMTYKNKLTVCFDDILKVGAEMMMQQQLKNVQLDSYLINGFSQSQQRLLKEKVKLFHGILDDLETSLSQSSSYLETLTAIGKEKEKEREEAEKKRAEQENLRKVKEQEELKKRQELEEASQQQQRQQNSKEKNGLGLNFAATASANTMNANDSRQNYQELGSLQSSNQTPQIENTNAASNGTTFSPLTTMRSQGQQGQPSDAMFNDLNSMDISMFSGLDSTGFDSTAFSSTVDGTKGFDDNNLGNNYNGISISSIENNTKNNTDSIKNGKDNNSKNNDKDKDKDNNNNETNNSNNNNNNNNDNDNDEESKNNDSNGNDNNDSDSNNKNNSSTSGNGNDNIVNNDLQTTVVPNPGDNPPPADNGEEYLTLNDFNDLNIDWSTTGDNGELDLSGFNI from the coding sequence ATGGTATTGCAAAACAGCCCAGCTTCTTCTGCCCACACAACCAATTCCTCAGAACGCGGAAGCAATACCAAGACAATGACGTATAAAAATAAGCTTACTGTTTGCTTCGATGACATCTTAAAAGTTGGAGCGGAAATGATGATGCAACAGCAGTTAAAGAATGTACAACTAGACTCTTATCTCATCAACGGTTTCAGTCAATCTCAGCAAAGAttattgaaagagaaagttAAATTATTTCATGGAATTCTGGATGATTTAGAAACTTCTTTGAGTCAGAGTTCCTCATATTTAGAGACTCTTACTGCAAtcggaaaagaaaaggaaaaagaaagagaggaagctgaaaaaaagagagctgaacaagaaaatttgagGAAGGttaaagaacaagaagaattaaaaaagcGGCAAGAACTCGAAGAAGCCTctcaacagcaacagcGCCAGCAAAAttcaaaggaaaagaacGGCCTTGGCTTAAACTTCGCCGCAACTGCTTCTGCGAACACAATGAATGCCAATGATTCCAGACAGAATTATCAAGAACTTGGATCTCTTCAATCATCTAATCAAACACcacaaattgaaaacacGAATGCAGCCAGCAACGGCACCACGTTCTCTCCGTTGACTACAATGCGAAGCCAAGGCCAGCAGGGCCAACCTTCGGATGCGATGTTTAATGATTTAAATTCCATGGATATTTCGATGTTTTCAGGACTTGACAGTACTGGTTTTGACTCAACGGCCTTCAGTTCCACGGTGGACGGAACGAAAGGCTTTGACGATAACAACTTAGGTAACAACTACAATGGCATAAGTATTTCCTCTATTGAGAACAACACAAAGAATAATACCGATAGCATCAAAAATGGCAAGGATAACAACAGCAAGAATAACGACAAGGACAAAGACAAagacaacaacaacaacgaaacaaacaacagcaacaataacaataacaacaataacgaTAACGACAACGATGAGGAGAGCAAGAACAATGACAGTAACGGCAACGATAACAACGACAGCGACAGTAATAACAAGAACAATAGTAGCACTAGCGGCAATGGTAACGACAACATAGTTAACAATGATTTACAAACAACTGTTGTTCCCAATCCTGGAGATAACCCACCTCCAGCTGACAACGGTGAAGAATATTTGACATTAAATGACTTTAACGACCTCAATATCGACTGGTCGACCACTGGAGATAATGGTGAATTAGATCTCAGTGGCTTCAATATATAG
- the MCD1 gene encoding kleisin alpha (Essential alpha-kleisin subunit of the cohesin complex~similar to YDL003W) — MVTENPQRLTVLRLATNKGPLAQIWLASNMSNIPRGSVIQTHIAESAKEIAKASGCDDESGDNEYITLRTSGELLQGIVRVYSKQATFLLTDIKDTLTKISMLFRTNQKMNTTVSRLNTVTRVHQLMLEDAVTEREVLVTPGLEFLDDTTIPAGLMAQENSMERKVQGAAPWDTSLEVGRRFSPDEDFEHNLSGMDLDFDIEEGPITSKSWEEGTRQSSRSFGAHENYIQDDDFPLDDAGTVDWDLGITEKNGHNNDDDDNSVEQGRRLGESIMSEEPTDFGFDLDIEKETPMGDIDMAADVMTESQPKQKSTRRNPKLLNTRNIQIDEETEKSESSVSSNTYKEEGPNNLLISQSANSTTKRLWSEMAGSMSYLPDLILKNFLSYDSLKKRKIKNRPEGPIEEPELNVSLNLSDDVISNAGTNNESFNELTDNMSDFVPIDADLNEAPFPEDGVAGTKTGSETTTQTEKVRLASGEVASKAIVQMAKILRKKLTEENEVIFTDVLKSQADTELENITKREASKGFFDILSLATEGCIDLGQTETFGNIKIDAKPALFERFIHA, encoded by the coding sequence atgGTTACAGAAAATCCTCAACGTCTTACTGTTTTAAGACTCGCTACCAATAAGGGTCCGCTAGCTCAAATATGGCTTGCTTCGAATATGTCAAATATACCGAGAGGCTCCGTTATCCAAACTCACATTGCTGAATcagcaaaagaaattgcAAAAGCTTCTGGCTGTGATGACGAATCAGGGGATAATGAATACATAACTCTACGAACATCAGGGGAATTACTTCAAGGCATCGTACGTGTATATTCCAAACAGGCCACTTTCCTACTTACGGATATAAAAGACACATTAACAAAAATTAGCATGCTATTTAGAACAAATCAGAAGATGAACACCACAGTAAGCAGACTAAATACTGTCACGAGGGTTCATCAATTGATGCTAGAGGATGCGGTTACAGAAAGAGAAGTTTTAGTCACACCAGGGCTAGAGTTCTTAGATGATACCACCATACCAGCAGGCTTAATGGCGCAGGAGAACTcaatggaaagaaaagttcaGGGGGCTGCTCCTTGGGATACCTCACTTGAAGTTGGCAGACGATTCAGTCCAGATGAAGATTTCGAGCATAATTTGTCTGGTATGGACCTTGATTTTGACATCGAAGAAGGCCCGATAACTTCAAAATCTTGGGAAGAAGGAACAAGACAAAGCTCGCGCAGCTTTGGTGCACACGAAAATTACATAcaagatgatgatttcCCTCTTGATGATGCCGGAACTGTTGATTGGGACCTGGGGATTACCGAAAAAAATGGCCATAAcaacgatgatgacgataaCTCTGTTGAACAAGGAAGAAGGCTTGGTGAATCAATTATGTCTGAGGAACCTACAGATTTTGGATTTGATCTGGatatagaaaaagaaacgccTATGGGCGATATAGATATGGCAGCCGATGTCATGACAGAATCACAACCAAAGCAAAAAAGCACAAGAAGAAACCCAAAGTTACTGAATACCAGAAACATCCAAATCGATGAGGAAACAGAAAAGTCAGAGAGCTCAGTTTCCTCCAACACATACAAAGAGGAAGGACCAAACAACTTATTAATTTCCCAGTCCGCCAATTCTACAACTAAAAGATTATGGAGTGAAATGGCTGGAAGTATGTCTTATTTACCGGATTTAATTCTTAAGAACTTCTTATCGTATGACTCCctaaagaaaagaaaaattaaaaacaGACCAGAGGGCCCAATCGAAGAGCCTGAGTTAAACGTATCGCTTAATCTTAGCGACGACGTGATTAGCAACGCGGGAACAAACAACGAATCATTCAATGAACTGACTGATAACATGTCGGACTTCGTGCCAATTGACGCCGACTTGAATGAGGCTCCTTTTCCTGAAGATGGTGTTGCAGGAACGAAGACGGGAAGTGAGACCACTACCCAAACTGAAAAGGTTCGTCTTGCTTCCGGTGAGGTCGCTTCTAAGGCTATTGTTCAAATGGCGAAGAttttaaggaaaaaactaaccgaagaaaatgaagtaaTATTCACAGATGTACTGAAAAGTCAAGCAGATACAGAACTAGAAAATATTACCAAAAGAGAAGCCAGTAAGGGGTTTTTCGATATTTTATCACTTGCTACAGAAGGATGTATTGATTTGGGTCAAACAGAAACGTTCGGCAATATTAAAATAGACGCCAAACCTGCTTTATTTGAAAGGTTTATTCACGCTTGA
- the NHP10 gene encoding Nhp10p (Non-essential INO80 chromatin remodeling complex subunit~similar to YDL002C) — MSVEEKKHRLEELKDQNVVLGLAIQRSRLSVKRLKLEYGVLLERLESRIELDPELNCEDPLPTLASFKQELLTKPFRKSKTKRHKVKERDPNMPKRPTNAYLLYCEMNKERIRQNGSLDVTRDLAEGWKNLNEQDRKPYYKLYSEDRERYQMEMEIYNKKISNVDADDDKEENEQKIKNNEDGSSTRVDESKGGEDGTLISSN; from the coding sequence ATGtcagttgaagaaaaaaaacacagACTTGAAGAGTTGAAAGATCAGAATGTGGTACTTGGACTTGCAATCCAAAGGTCAAGACTTTCGGTAAAAAGACTCAAATTAGAGTACGGTGTTTTACTGGAGAGGTTGGAATCTAGGATAGAACTTGATCCTGAATTAAATTGCGAGGATCCATTGCCGACCCTGGCCTCATTCAAACAGGAACTGTTGACGAAACCGTTTCGAAAATCGAAAACCAAAAGACATAAAGTAAAGGAAAGAGATCCAAATATGCCTAAGAGGCCCACAAATGCTTATTTATTGTATTGCGAAAtgaacaaagaaagaattagGCAGAATGGTTCTTTGGACGTAACAAGAGATCTGGCGGAAGGCTGGAAAAATCTTAATGAACAGGATAGGAAACCGTACTATAAGCTTTATAGTGAGGACAGAGAAAGGTACCAGATGGAAATggaaatatataataaaaaaatatctaatGTAGATGCAGACGATGACaaggaagaaaacgaacagaagataaaaaacaaCGAGGACGGATCATCTACTAGAGTGGATGAATCCAAAGGAGGTGAAGACGGAACTTTAATTTCCTCTAACTGA